In a genomic window of Sus scrofa isolate TJ Tabasco breed Duroc chromosome 4, Sscrofa11.1, whole genome shotgun sequence:
- the B4GALT3 gene encoding beta-1,4-galactosyltransferase 3 produces the protein MLRRLLERPCTLALLVGSQLAVMMYLSLGGFRSLSALFGREQEPTFDYSHPHDVYSNLSHLHGAPVAPGGPPAPQGLPYCPERSPLLVGPVSVSFSPVPSLAEIMERNPRVEPGGRYRPAGCEARSRTAIIVPHRAREQHLRLLLYHLHPFLQRQQLAYGIYVIHQAGNGTFNRAKLLNVGVREALRDEEWDCLFLHDVDLLPENDHNLYVCDPRGPRHVAVAMNKFGYSLPYPQYFGGVSALTPDQYLKMNGFPNEYWGWGGEDDDIATRVRLAGMKISRPPTSVGHYKMVKHRGDKGNEENPHRFDLLVRTQNSWTQDGMNSLTYRLLARELGPLYTNITADIGTDPRGPRTPTGPRYPPGSSQAFRQEMLQRRPPARPGPLPTANHTAPHGSQ, from the exons ATGTTGCGGAGgctgctggagcggccctgcACACTGGCCCTGCTTGTGGGCTCCCAGCTGGCCGTCATGATGTACCTGTCGCTGGGAGGCTTCCGAAGCCTGAGTGCCCTATTTGGCCGAGAGCAGGAGCCAACTTTTGACTATTCTCATCCCCATGATGTCTACAGTAACCTCAGTCACCTGCATGGGGCCCCTGTTGCCCCAGGGGGCCCTCCAGCACCTCAAGGTCTGCCCTACTGTCCAGAACGATCCCCTCTCTTAG TGGGTCCCGTGTCCGTGTCCTTTAGCCCAGTGCCGTCGCTGGCAGAGATTATGGAGAGGAATCCCCGGGTGGAACCAGGGGGCCGGTACCGCCCTGCAGGGTGTGAGGCCCGGTCCCGAACAGCCATAATTGTGCCCCACCGTGCCCGAGAGCAGCACCTGCGCCTGCTGCTGTACCACCTGCACCCGTTCCTGCAGCGTCAGCAGCTTGCTTATGGCATCTATGTCATCCACCAG GCTGGAAATGGAACATTTAATAGGGCAAAGCTGCTGAATGTTGGGGTGCGGGAGGCCCTGCGTGATGAAGAATGGGACTGCCTGTTCTTGCATGATGTGGACCTACTGCCAGAGAATGACCACAACCTGTATGTGTGCGACCCCCGAGGACCCCGACATGTTGCTGTTGCCATGAACAAGTTTGGATACAG cctcccGTACCCCCAGTACTTTGGAGGGGTCTCGGCGCTCACTCCTGACCAGTACCTGAAGATGAATGGCTTCCCCAATGAATACTGGGGCTGGGGTGGTGAGGATGATGACATTGCTACCAG GGTACGCCTCGCTGGGATGAAGATTTCTCGCCCCCCCACATCTGTGGGACACTATAAGATGGTGAAGCACCGAGGAGATAAGGGCAACGAGGAAAATCCCCACAG ATTTGACCTCCTGGTCCGTACTCAGAATTCCTGGACACAAGATGGGATGAACTCACTGACATACCGATTGCTGGCTCGAGAGCTGGGCCCTCTCTATACGAACATCACAGCAGACATTGGAACTGACCCTCGGGGTCCCCGGACTCCCACTGGTCCCCGTTACCCACCTGGCTCCTCCCAGGCCTTCCGTCAAGAGATGCTGCAGCGCCGGCccccagccaggcctggcccTCTGCCTACTGCCAACCACACAGCTCCCCACGGTTCACAATGA
- the PPOX gene encoding protoporphyrinogen oxidase isoform X2: MGRTVVVLGGGISGLAASYHLSRAPCPPKVVLVEGSERLGGWIRSIRGPDGAVFELGPRGIRPAGALGARTLLMVSELGLDSEVLPVRGDHPASKNRFLYVDGALHPLPSGFRGLFCRSPPFSKPLFWAGLRELTTPRGKDPDESVHSFAQRRLGPEVASLAMDSLCRGVFAGNSRELSIRSCFPSLFQAEQTHRSVLLGLLMGAGRSPQPDSALIRQARAERWSQWSLRGGLETLPQALNAHLTSRGVSVLRGQPVSGLSLQAEGCWKVSLGDSSLEADHIISAVPASVLSKLLPPEAAPLAHALSTINAVSVAVVNLQYRGARLPVQGFGHLVPSSEDPVILGIVYDSVAFPEQDGSPSGLRVTVMLGGSWLQTLEARSCVLSQELFQQEAEKAVATQLGLKEPPSHCLVHLHKDHN, encoded by the exons ATGGGCCGGACCGTGGTCGTGCTGGGTGGAGGCATCAGCGGCCTGGCCGCCAGTTACCATCTGAGCCGGGCCCCTTGTCCCCCCAAG GTGGTCTTGGTGGAGGGCAGCGAGCGCCTAGGCGGCTGGATCCGCTCAATACGAGGGCCAGATGGTGCTGTTTTTGAACTTGGACCTCGAGGAATTCGGCCTGCTGGAGCCCTGGGAGCCCGGACCCTGCTCATG GTTTCTGAGCTTGGTTTGGACTCAGAAGTGTTACCTGTCCGGGGAGACCATCCAGCTTCCAAGAACAGGTTCCTGTATGTAGATGGTGCCCTGCATCCCCTGCCCTCTGGCTTCAG GGGGCTATTCTGCCGTTCACCTCCCTTCTCCAAACCTCTGTTTTGGGCTGGGCTGAGGGAGTTGACCACGCCTCGGGGCAAAGACCCTGATGAGAGTGTGCACAGTTTTGCCCAGCGTCGCCTTGGTCCTGAG GTGGCGTCTCTAGCCATGGACAGTCTCTGCCGTGGAGTGTTTGCAGGCAACAGTCGTGAGCTCAGCATCAGGTCCTGCTTTCCCAGCCTCTTCCAGGCTGAACAAACCCATCGTTCCGTATTACTGGGGCTGCTGATGGGGGCAG GACGGAGTCCACAGCCAGACTCAGCACTTATTCGCCAGGCTCGGGCTGAACGCTGGAGCCAGTGGTCACTCCGTGGAGGACTGGAGACATTGCCCCAAGCCCTTAATGCCCACCTGACTAGTAGGGGTGTCAGTGTTCTCAGAGGCCAGCCAGTCTCTGGGCTCAGCCTCCAGGCAGAAGGGTGCTGGAAG GTGTCTCTAGGGGACAGCAGCCTGGAGGCTGACCACATTATTAGTGCTGTTCCAGCTTCAG TGCTCAGCAAGCTGCTCCCTCCTGAGGCTGCACCTCTGGCTCATGCCCTGAGTACCATcaatgctgtgtctgtggctgtggtgaaccTGCAGTACCGAGGAGCTCGTCTGCCTGTCCAG ggATTTGGGCATTTGGTGCCATCCTCAGAAGACCCAGTCATCCTGGGAATCGTGTATGACTCAGTTGCTTTCCCTGAGCAGGATGGAAGCCCTTCTGGCCTCAGAGTGACT GTTATGCTGGGAGGTTCCTGGTTACAGACACTAGAAGCCAGAAGCTGTGTCTTATCCCAGGAGCTGTTCCAacaggaggcagagaaagcagTTGCCACACAGTTAGGTTTAAAGGAGCCACCAAGTCACTGCTTGGTCCATCTACACAAG gaCCATAACTAA
- the PPOX gene encoding protoporphyrinogen oxidase isoform X1, producing MGRTVVVLGGGISGLAASYHLSRAPCPPKVVLVEGSERLGGWIRSIRGPDGAVFELGPRGIRPAGALGARTLLMVSELGLDSEVLPVRGDHPASKNRFLYVDGALHPLPSGFRGLFCRSPPFSKPLFWAGLRELTTPRGKDPDESVHSFAQRRLGPEVASLAMDSLCRGVFAGNSRELSIRSCFPSLFQAEQTHRSVLLGLLMGAGRSPQPDSALIRQARAERWSQWSLRGGLETLPQALNAHLTSRGVSVLRGQPVSGLSLQAEGCWKVSLGDSSLEADHIISAVPASVLSKLLPPEAAPLAHALSTINAVSVAVVNLQYRGARLPVQGFGHLVPSSEDPVILGIVYDSVAFPEQDGSPSGLRVTVMLGGSWLQTLEARSCVLSQELFQQEAEKAVATQLGLKEPPSHCLVHLHKNCIPQYTLGHWQKLQSATQYLAAQKLPLTLAGASYEGVAVNDCIESGRQAAAQVLGTESNI from the exons ATGGGCCGGACCGTGGTCGTGCTGGGTGGAGGCATCAGCGGCCTGGCCGCCAGTTACCATCTGAGCCGGGCCCCTTGTCCCCCCAAG GTGGTCTTGGTGGAGGGCAGCGAGCGCCTAGGCGGCTGGATCCGCTCAATACGAGGGCCAGATGGTGCTGTTTTTGAACTTGGACCTCGAGGAATTCGGCCTGCTGGAGCCCTGGGAGCCCGGACCCTGCTCATG GTTTCTGAGCTTGGTTTGGACTCAGAAGTGTTACCTGTCCGGGGAGACCATCCAGCTTCCAAGAACAGGTTCCTGTATGTAGATGGTGCCCTGCATCCCCTGCCCTCTGGCTTCAG GGGGCTATTCTGCCGTTCACCTCCCTTCTCCAAACCTCTGTTTTGGGCTGGGCTGAGGGAGTTGACCACGCCTCGGGGCAAAGACCCTGATGAGAGTGTGCACAGTTTTGCCCAGCGTCGCCTTGGTCCTGAG GTGGCGTCTCTAGCCATGGACAGTCTCTGCCGTGGAGTGTTTGCAGGCAACAGTCGTGAGCTCAGCATCAGGTCCTGCTTTCCCAGCCTCTTCCAGGCTGAACAAACCCATCGTTCCGTATTACTGGGGCTGCTGATGGGGGCAG GACGGAGTCCACAGCCAGACTCAGCACTTATTCGCCAGGCTCGGGCTGAACGCTGGAGCCAGTGGTCACTCCGTGGAGGACTGGAGACATTGCCCCAAGCCCTTAATGCCCACCTGACTAGTAGGGGTGTCAGTGTTCTCAGAGGCCAGCCAGTCTCTGGGCTCAGCCTCCAGGCAGAAGGGTGCTGGAAG GTGTCTCTAGGGGACAGCAGCCTGGAGGCTGACCACATTATTAGTGCTGTTCCAGCTTCAG TGCTCAGCAAGCTGCTCCCTCCTGAGGCTGCACCTCTGGCTCATGCCCTGAGTACCATcaatgctgtgtctgtggctgtggtgaaccTGCAGTACCGAGGAGCTCGTCTGCCTGTCCAG ggATTTGGGCATTTGGTGCCATCCTCAGAAGACCCAGTCATCCTGGGAATCGTGTATGACTCAGTTGCTTTCCCTGAGCAGGATGGAAGCCCTTCTGGCCTCAGAGTGACT GTTATGCTGGGAGGTTCCTGGTTACAGACACTAGAAGCCAGAAGCTGTGTCTTATCCCAGGAGCTGTTCCAacaggaggcagagaaagcagTTGCCACACAGTTAGGTTTAAAGGAGCCACCAAGTCACTGCTTGGTCCATCTACACAAG aaCTGTATCCCCCAGTATACATTAGGCCACTGGCAAAAACTGC AGTCAGCTACCCAATACCTGGCTGCTCAGAAGCTGCCCTTGACTCTGGCTGGAGCCTCCTATGAGGGGGTTGCTGTCAATGACTGTATAGAGAGTGGGCGCCAGGCAGCAGCCCAGGTCCTGGGCACAGAGTCGAATATTTGA
- the PPOX gene encoding protoporphyrinogen oxidase isoform X3: MRVCTVLPSVALVLSLALKVASLAMDSLCRGVFAGNSRELSIRSCFPSLFQAEQTHRSVLLGLLMGAGRSPQPDSALIRQARAERWSQWSLRGGLETLPQALNAHLTSRGVSVLRGQPVSGLSLQAEGCWKVSLGDSSLEADHIISAVPASVLSKLLPPEAAPLAHALSTINAVSVAVVNLQYRGARLPVQGFGHLVPSSEDPVILGIVYDSVAFPEQDGSPSGLRVTVMLGGSWLQTLEARSCVLSQELFQQEAEKAVATQLGLKEPPSHCLVHLHKNCIPQYTLGHWQKLQSATQYLAAQKLPLTLAGASYEGVAVNDCIESGRQAAAQVLGTESNI, from the exons ATGAGAGTGTGCACAGTTTTGCCCAGCGTCGCCTTGGTCCTGAG TCTCGCCCTTAAGGTGGCGTCTCTAGCCATGGACAGTCTCTGCCGTGGAGTGTTTGCAGGCAACAGTCGTGAGCTCAGCATCAGGTCCTGCTTTCCCAGCCTCTTCCAGGCTGAACAAACCCATCGTTCCGTATTACTGGGGCTGCTGATGGGGGCAG GACGGAGTCCACAGCCAGACTCAGCACTTATTCGCCAGGCTCGGGCTGAACGCTGGAGCCAGTGGTCACTCCGTGGAGGACTGGAGACATTGCCCCAAGCCCTTAATGCCCACCTGACTAGTAGGGGTGTCAGTGTTCTCAGAGGCCAGCCAGTCTCTGGGCTCAGCCTCCAGGCAGAAGGGTGCTGGAAG GTGTCTCTAGGGGACAGCAGCCTGGAGGCTGACCACATTATTAGTGCTGTTCCAGCTTCAG TGCTCAGCAAGCTGCTCCCTCCTGAGGCTGCACCTCTGGCTCATGCCCTGAGTACCATcaatgctgtgtctgtggctgtggtgaaccTGCAGTACCGAGGAGCTCGTCTGCCTGTCCAG ggATTTGGGCATTTGGTGCCATCCTCAGAAGACCCAGTCATCCTGGGAATCGTGTATGACTCAGTTGCTTTCCCTGAGCAGGATGGAAGCCCTTCTGGCCTCAGAGTGACT GTTATGCTGGGAGGTTCCTGGTTACAGACACTAGAAGCCAGAAGCTGTGTCTTATCCCAGGAGCTGTTCCAacaggaggcagagaaagcagTTGCCACACAGTTAGGTTTAAAGGAGCCACCAAGTCACTGCTTGGTCCATCTACACAAG aaCTGTATCCCCCAGTATACATTAGGCCACTGGCAAAAACTGC AGTCAGCTACCCAATACCTGGCTGCTCAGAAGCTGCCCTTGACTCTGGCTGGAGCCTCCTATGAGGGGGTTGCTGTCAATGACTGTATAGAGAGTGGGCGCCAGGCAGCAGCCCAGGTCCTGGGCACAGAGTCGAATATTTGA
- the USP21 gene encoding ubiquitin carboxyl-terminal hydrolase 21 — MPQASEHRLGRTREPPLNVQPRVGSKLPFAPRARSKERRNPAPGPNPMLRPLPPRPGPPEERLKKLELGRGRTSGPRPRGPLRADHGVPLPGSPPPTVALPLPSRTNLARSKSVSSGDLRPMGIALGGHRGTGELGAALSRLALRPEPPTLRRSTSLRRLGGFPGPPTLLSIRTEPPTSHGSFHVISARPSEPFYSDDKMAHHTLLLGSGHVGLRNLGNTCFLNAVLQCLSSTRPLRDFCLRRDFRQEVPGGGRAQELTEAFADVIGALWHPDSCEAVNPTRFRAVFQKYVPSFSGYSQQDAQEFLKLLMERLHLEINRRGRRAPPILASSPAPSPPRRGGALLEEPELSDDDRANLMWKRYLEREDSKIVDLFVGQLKSCLKCQACGYRSTTFEVFCDLSLPIPKKGFAGGKVSLRDCFSLFTKEEELESENAPVCDRCRQKTRSTKKLTVQRFPRILVLHLNRFSASRGSIKKSSVGVDFPLQRLSLGDFASDKAGSPIYQLYALCNHSGSVHYGHYTALCRCQTGWHVYNDSRVSPVSENQVASSEGYVLFYQLMQEPPRCL; from the exons ATGCCCCAGGCTTCTGAGCACCGCCTGGGACGGACCCGAGAGCCACCTCTTAATGTCCAGCCCcgagtgggatccaagctaccaTTTGCTCCCAGGGCCCGAAGCAAGGAGCGCCGAAACCCAGCCCCTGGGCCGAATCCCATGTTAAGacctctgcctcccaggccagGTCCCCCTGAGGAACGTCTCAAGAAACTGGAGCTGGGACGGGGACGAACCTCAGGCCCTCGTCCCAGAGGCCCACTTCGGGcagatcatggagttcccttgccTGGCTCACCACCCCCAACTGTGGCTCTGCCTCTCCCATCCAGGACCAACCTAGCCCGTTCCAAGTCTGTGAGCAGTGGGGACTTGCGTCCAATGGGGATTGCCTTGGGAGGGCACCGTGGCACCGGAGAGCTAGGGGCTGCACTGAGCCGCCTGGCTCTCCGGCCTGAGCCACCCACTTTGAGACGCAGCACCTCTCTCCGCCGCCTTGGGGGCTTTCCTGGGCCACCCACCTTGCTCAGCATACGGACAGAGCCCCCTACTTCCCATGGCTCCTTCCACGTGATATCTGCCCGGCCCTCTGAGCCATTCTACTCCGATGACAAGATG GCTCATCACACGTTGCTTCTGGGCTCTGGTCACGTTGGCCTCCGAAATCTGGGGAACACG TGCTTCCTGAATGCTGTGCTACAGTGTTTGAGCAGCACTCGGCCTCTTCGGGACTTCTGTCTGCGAAGGGACTTCCGGCAAGAGGTTCCTGGAGGGGGCCGAGCCCAAGAGCTTACTGAAG cctttgcagatgtgattggTGCCCTGTGGCACCCTGACTCCTGTGAAGCTGTGAATCCTACTCGATTCCGAGCTGTCTTCCAGAAATACGTTCCCTCCTTCTCTGGATACAG CCAGCAGGATGCCCAAGAGTTTCTGAAGCTCCTCATGGAGCGGCTACACCTAGAAATCAACCGACGAGGCCGCCGGGCTCCACCAATCCTGGCCAGTAGtccagctccctccccaccccgccgaGGAGGGGCGCTGCTGGAAGAACCTGAGTTAAG TGATGATGACCGAGCCAACCTAATGTGGAAGCGTTACCTGGAGCGAGAGGACAGCAAGATTGTGG ACCTGTTTGTGGGCCAGTTGAAAAGTTGTCTCAAGTGCCAGGCCTGTGGGTATCGCTCCACGACCTTCGAGGTTTTTTGTGACCTGTCCCTGCCCATCCCCAAG AAAGGATTTGCTGGGGGCAAGGTGTCTCTGCGGGATTGTTTCAGCCTTTTCACCAAGGAAGAAGAGCTAGAATCGGAGAATGCCCca GTGTGTGACCGATGTCGGCAGAAAACACGAAGTACTAAAAAGTTGACAGTACAAAGATTCCCCCGAATCCTCGTGCTCC ATCTTAATCGATTTTCTGCCTCCCGAGGCTCCATTAAGAAAAGTTCAGTAGGTGTAGACTTCCCACTGCAGCGACTGAGCCTAGGGGACTTTGCCAGTGACAAAGCCG GAAGCCCCATATATCAGCTGTATGCCCTTTGCAACCACTCGGGCAGCGTCCACTATGGCCACTACACAGCCCTGTGCCGGTGCCAGACTGGTTGGCATGTCTACAATGACTCTCG TGTCTCCCCTGTCAGTGAAAACCAGGTGGCATCCAGTGAGGGCTACGTGCTGTTCTACCAACTGATGCAGGAGCCACCCCGGTGCCTGTGA
- the UFC1 gene encoding ubiquitin-fold modifier-conjugating enzyme 1, with product MADEATRRVVSEIPVLKTNAGPRDRELWVQRLKEEYQSLIRYVENNKNADNDWFRLESNKEGTRWFGKCWYIHDLLKYEFDIEFDIPITYPTTAPEIAVPELDGKTAKMYRGGKICLTDHFKPLWARNVPKFGLAHLMALGLGPWLAVEIPDLIQKGVIQHKEKCNQ from the exons ATGGCGGACGAGGCCACCCGGCGTGTGGTCTCTGAGATCCCGGTGCTGAAGACCAACGCCGGACCTCGAGATCGGGAGCTGTGGGTGCAGAGACTCAAGGAGGAATATCAGTCTCTAATCCGG TATGTGGAGAACAACAAGAACGCGGACAATGATTGGTTCCGACTGGAGTCCAACAAGGAAGGGACTCG GTGGTTTGGAAAATGCTGGTATATCCATGACCTCCTCAAATATGAGTTTGACATCGAGTTTGAC ATTCCCATAACATACCCCACTACTGCTCCAGAAATTGCAGTCCCTGAACTAGATGGAAAAACAGCAAAGATGTACAG GGGTGGCAAAATATGCCTAACGGATCACTTTAAGCCTTTGTGGGCCAGGAACGTGCCTAAGTTTGGACTGGCTCATCTCATGGCTCTGGGG CTGGGCCCATGGCTGGCAGTGGAAATCCCTGATCTGATTCAGAAGGGAGTGATACAGCATAAAGAGAAATGCAACCAATGA